The window GCCGCGCTGCTTACCAGCTTCTACAGCTGGCGCCTGATGTTCCTCACCTTCTGGGGCAACCCGCGCTGGATCGAGAGCGAGCATATCCAGCACACCGTCCACAAGACGCCGGAACAGGCGGGAGAAGACACCACTGGTGGCTATCACCCGCATGAAAGCCCGCTGACCATGCTGGTGCCGCTCGGCATCCTGTCGATCGGTGCGATTGCGGCCGGCCAGGTGTTTGCGCCTGCTTTCCTCGACAGCGCGGAATTCTGGGGCGGTTCGATCTTCTACAACGAAGCCCTCATCCACGCGATGCACGCCGTGCCTTACGCGGTGAAGTACGCAGCGCTGATCGTTATGCTGATCGGCCTGACAGTAGCATGGTTCGCCTACATCAAGGACACTTCGATCCCGGGTAAGGCGGCCGAGCAGCTCGGCCCGATCTACCGGTTCCTCTACAACAAGTGGTATTTCGACGAGCTCTACCACTACCTCTTCGTCGTCCCCGCCTTCTGGCTGGGCCGCCAGTTCTGGAAACTCGGCGACATCGGCACGATCGACCGCTTCGGCCCCAATGGCGTGGCCTGGGTAGTCGAGAAGGGCGCTGTCGGAGCGAAGAAGTTCCAGACCGGATATCTCTATAGCTACGCGCTGGTGATGCTCCTCGGGCTTGTCGCCGCCGTCACCTGGGTGCTGTTCTGATGGAGTTCCCCATCCTCTCGCTCATGCTCGCCGTGCCGCTGGTCGGTGCGATCGCCTGCCTGTTCCTGAATGCCGGCAGCGCCCGGATGGTCGCGCTGTTCGCGACGCTGTTCAACCTCGCGCTCGGCATCCTGCTCTGGATCAATTACGATATCGGCGGGGCGCAGTGGCAGTTCACCGAACGCGCAGAGCTGTTCGCAGTGTTCAGCTATGCGCTCGGCATCGACGGCATTGCCCTGATGCTGATCATGCTCAGCGTGTTCCTGATGCCGATCTGTATCCTCGCCAGCTGGGATTCCATCACAAAGCGCGTCGGCGAATACATGGCAGCCTTCTTGCTGATGGAAGTGCTGATGATCGGCGTCTTCGCCGCGCAGGACCTGTTCCTGTTCTACATCTTCTTCGAAGCCGGCCTCATTCCGATGTACCTGATCATCGGCGTCTGGGGCGGCGATAACCGCATCTACGCCTCGTATAAGTTCTTCCTCTATACGCTGCTTGGCTCGGTCCTGATGCTGATCGCCATGTTCTGGATGGTGAACGAGGCCGGGACGACCGACATCCCGACGCTAATGCAGTACGACTTCCCGGTCGGAGCGCAGTTCTGGCTGTGGCTGGCATTCTTCGCCAGCTTCGCCGTGAAGATGCCGATGTGGCCCGTGCATACCTGGCTACCCGACGCGCACGTTCAGGCACCAACCGCAGGTTCGGTGATTCTTGCCGGCGTCCTGCTGAAGCTTGGCGGTTACGGCTTCATCCGCTTCAGCCTGCCCATGTTCCCCGACGCGAGCGCGGATCTGGCCTGGCTGGTCTTCGCCCTTTCCATGGTCGCAGTGATTTACACCTCGCTCGTCGCGCTGGTGCAGTCCGACATGAAGAAGCTCATCGCCTATTCGTCGGTTGCCCACATGGCGATCGTGACAGTCGGCCTGTTCGCCTTCAACGTGCAGGGTATCGAAGGCGCCATGATGGTCATGCTCGGCCACGGTCTGGTTTCAGGCGCGTTGTTCCTGTGCGTCGGCGTGATCTACGACCGCCTGCACACCCGGGAAATCGCGCGGTACGGCGGCCTGTCGATCAACATGCCGAAGTATGCGCTCTTCTTCCTCCTGTTCACCATGGCCTCCATCGGCCTGCCGGGCACCAGCAACTTCGTCGGCGAGTTCCTTGCGCTTGCTGGCATCTACAAGGTCTCGACCTTCGTGACGCTGGTCTGCACCACCGGTATCATCCTGGGCGCTGCCTACATGCTTTATCTCTACCGCCGCGTGGCATTCGGCGAACAAGTCAATGCCGACGCTGCCCGCATGCCCGACCTCAATACACGCGAATGGGCCATGCTTGCTCCGATCGCTGCAGCCGTGCTGTGGATGGGTGTCTACCCGGAAAGCTTCCTTGCCCCTATGCGCCAGGACATCGCAGCCCTCGAGGCGCGGCTCGCCAGTGTCACTCCGCAATATGACAGCGCACTGAAAGTTGGCACTCCGAAGGAGCATAACGCGAACTTCATTGCCGTCGAGCACGGATCCGAGGGAGAGCACTGATGTCCTACGCTACTTCCCTCTATCTCACCGGCGCCGAAATCGGCCTTTCCGTTGCCGGCCTCATCCTGCTCTTGATCACTGCGTGGACCAGCCGCGCCGCTGCCCGGGGCATCACGATCGCGGCCGTGGCGGCTCTGGTCGGCGCGCTGGTATTCTCCGTATCGCTGTTCGACGGCGGCGTGGGTGCGATGGCCTTCGATGGCCTGTTCCGCGTCGATGCTTTCTCGCTCTTCGCCAAGGTGCTGATCTTCACCGCCACAATCGCGTGCCTGATCGTCGCTCCGCATTACTTCGGCGAACGCGGCGATTACCGGGGCGAGTACCCGGTCCTGCTGCTGTTCAACGCGGTCGGCATGAGCATGATGGTGTCGGCGACGGACCTGCTGACGCTCTACGTCGGCCTCGAGATGTCGAGCCTTTCGTCCTACGTGCTCGCGAGCTTTGCGCGCCGCGACGACCGTTCGAGCGAAGCGGGCCTCAAATATTTCATCCTCGGCGGACTTGCCTCGGGCATCATCCTCTACGGCATCAGCCTCGTCTACGGATTTACCGGAGCGACGGGTTACGAAGCGATCCGCATCGCATTCGATGGCAATTTCTCGACCGGCGCGCTGTTCGGCGTGGTGTTCGTGCTTGCCGGTTTCGCCTTCAAGATCGCCGCTGTCCCGTTCCACATGTGGACGCCCGACGTTTACGAAGGCGCTCCGACTCCGGTCACCGCCTTCTTCGCAAGCGCCCCGAAGGTTGCTGCCGTATCGATGCTCGTGCGCATGGCGATCATGCCGTTCGGCGGCGAGGTTGCGGCGTGGCAGCAGATCGTCATTTTCGCGGCACTGGCGTCGATCGTGGTCGGCGCACTTGGTGCCATCGGGCAGCAGAACCTGAAGCGGTTGCTTGCCTATTCGTCGATCAACAACGTCGGCTTCATCCTGATCGGCCTTGCCGCAGCGACGCCGGAAGGTGTGGCGGGCGTCATGGTGTACCTCGCCATCTACGTCTTCATGACGATCGGCAGCTTCGTCGCGCTGCTTATGCTGCGCGACGAGCAAGGCAATGCCCTGTCGACCTTTGACGATATCTCCGGTCTTTCGACCACCAGCCCGGCGCTCGCATGGTGCCTGCTGGCACTGATGTTCAGCCTTGCGGGTATTCCGCCGCTGTTCGGCTTCTGGGGCAAGTTCGTGGTCTTCCAGGCTGCGGTGCAGGCCGACATGATCCAGCTCGCTGCAATTGGTATCGCGGCCAGCGTGATCGGTGCCTTCTATTATATCAAGTTCATCAAGGTGATGTTCTTCGATGAACCGAAGGGTGCTGCTCCCGCCAAGGCTCCGCTGTCCCACTGGGTGGTGCTGGGCCTCAGCGTTCTGGTGATTTCGCCGCTGGGTTATTTCCTGACGCCCTGGCTTGGTGACATCGCTGCCGCAGCAGCACAGGCACTGTTCCAGTTCGCTTGATCGAAGTTCTGGCCGAAACCGGCTCTACCAATGCCGATCTAATTTCGCGTCTTTGCGACGGCGATCGCGTGGCGGAGGGGCACTGGTTAGTGGCCGACCGGCAAACGGCCGGGCGTGGCAGGCAGGGTCGAAGCTGGTTTGACGGCAGCGGCAATTTCATGGGCTCGACCGTGGTTCGCTGCCTTGCCCAGGATCCTCCTGCGGCAAGCCTGGCACTTGGCGTCGCGCTGGCGGTCTACGAGGCCGTCCTGCCATTCGTGCCGAACCCTGCCGACCTTTCGCTGAAATGGCCGAACGACCTGATGCTGGGCGGGGCCAAGCTGGCAGGCATTCTGCTCGAACGTGAGGGTGATGCGGTGGTTGTCGGAGTGGGGGTTAATCTGGCCGCTGCGCCCGACTTGCCCGATCGCCGGACAACATCGATCTCGATGGTCGCGCCTGCTCCCGATCGGGATCACTTCGCGCGCGCTCTCGCTAACCAGTTCGCTGTCGAACTCGACCGCTGGCGCACCTTCGGTCTTGAGCCGCTCACGCGCCGCTGGATTGCAGCGGCCCATCCGGTCGGGACGCCGCTTCGGGTCCATCCTCCAGGCGAGGAGGTGATCGAAGGAGCTTTCGCGGGATTGACCGAAGACGGTGCGTTGATGCTGCGCTTGCCCGAAGGGCGAATTCGCACCATTCATGCCGGTGACGTAATGCTCGCAAGAGAGGAGGGCTAGACCATGCTGCTGGCAGCCGATGTCGGAAATACCAATGTGGTGTTCGCCCTGTTTGACGGCCGCGCGATCAAGGCGCGCTGGCGCATCGCGACCGATCCGCGGCGTACTGGCGATGAATATGCCGTGTGGCTCCTGCGCCTGCTCGAGCTCGAAGGCTACAAGCGCGAGGATATCACGCGCATCATTATCGGCTCGGTTGTCCCGCGTTCGATCCACAACCTCACGGTCCTGTCACAGAAATACTTCGGTATCGAACCTCTGATCGCGGGTCAGGACGAGGCGCAGTGGGGCATCACGATCGACGTCGACGAGCCGCGCAGTCTGGGGGCGGACCGTGCCTTGAACACGATTGCGGCACACGAGAAATACGATGGCGATCTGATCGTCATCGATTTCGGGACTGCGACCACGATCGACGCGGTCGATTTCACCGGCGCCTACAAGGGCGGGATCATCGCGCCTGGCATCAACCTGTCGCTCGATGCGCTGGTCGGCAATACGGCCAAACTCCCGCGTATCGCCATCCGCAAGCCGGACAATGACAGCGTCATCGGTCGCAACACGGAAGACCAGATGCTGATCGGCGTATTCTGGGGTTACGTGGCGCTGATCGAAGGTCTGGTGTCCCGGATGAAGGGCGAAATTGGCCGCCCGGCAAAAGTTGTCGCCACCGGCGGTCTCGCGCTCCTGTTCGACGAAATTACCGACCTGTTCGACGCTGTCGACAGCGATCTTACACTGACCGGTCTGGCCATCCTGGCCGAAAGGGCTTCCGCTTGAAGAAAGATTTCACCCCCGAAGACGAACTGCTGTTCCTGGCCCTTGGCGGGTCGGGCGAAATTGGCATGAACGTCAACCTGTACGGCTGCCAGGGCCGCTGGTTGATGGTCGATCTGGGTATGACGTTCTCGGGAGCCGAGTATCCCGGTGTCGACCTGGTATTTGCGGACCTCGATTTCATCGAGGAACGCGTCGACCAGCTCGAAGCCATCGTGCTGACCCATGCGCATGAAGACCATATCGGCGCGGTCCCGTATTTCGCGGCCGACCTCGGTGTGCCCATCTATGCGACGCCATTCACGATGGAACTGGTCCGTCGGAAGCTGGAAGAGGCGGGCGTGCTGGGCGAGGTGGAGCTCCACACCATTCCCGACGATCACGGCAGCTTCGAGGTCGGCCCGTTCGAGGTGACCTATATCCCGCTCGCGCACTCGATCGCGGAAGGCAATGCCCTGCTGATCGATACCCCGCATGGCCGTATTTTCCATACCGGCGACTGGAAGCTCGACGAGGATCCCATCATTGGCGAGCCTGCTACGGACGAAGAACTGACCCAGATGGGCGACGAGGGCATATTGGCGCTCGTCTGCGACAGCACCAACGTCTTCAATCCCGCGCCGAGCGGTTCGGAAGGAGCGGTCTACAAGGGCCTTCTCGAAGAGGTTCAACGTCACCCCGGTAAGCGAGTGCTGGTGACGACCTTTGCCAGCAACGTGGCCCGTCTCCAGACGCTAGGCGAGGTGGCTCGCGAAACCGGACGCCAGCTATGCGTCGCAGGCCGCTCGCTCGACCGGATTATCGAGGTGGCACAGGAAAACGGTTATCTCGCCGATTTCCCTGAGCCCGTCGATTTCGACGCTGCAATGAGCTTGCCGCGTGGAGAACTGCTGATCCTCGCAACGGGTGGGCAGGGCGAGCCGCGGGCGGCACTGTCCCGGATTTCCGAAGACAATCACCCTCTTCAGCTTGTGTCCGGCGACGTGGTGCTGTTCTCCAGCCGCCAGATCCCGGGCAATGAGCTGTCCATCGGCGCTGTGCAGAACCGGCTTGCCTTGAAGGGCGTGACGATGGTCACGGACCGCCAGAGCATGATTCACGTGTCCGGCCATCCGGGGCGCCCCGAGCTCGAGGCGCTCTACGGTTGGCTTCGACCCGAAGTGCTGGTGCCCGTTCACGGCGAGATGCGGCACATGCAGGAACAGGCAAGGCTTGGGCGTGCAAACGGTATACCTGCAGCTGTCTTCCAGCAGAACGGCGACATTGTGCGCCTGGCACCTGGTGCGCCCGGCGTGATTGCGCAGGTCAGGTCGGGTCGGCTTGTGCTCGATGGCGACATCATCGCACCTGCAGATGGCGAAGCGATGGTCATGCGCCGGCGCATCATGCACGAAGGCGTGATGATCGTGGCGCTGGACCGCAACCTGTCGGTCCAGATCGACAGCGTCGGGCTTCCGCTGGACGAGGATTACGGCGATTTCGTTGACGAAGCGAAGGAAGACGTGCGCAGTGCCCTTGCCAAGCTGAAGGGAAGGGAACGTTCAGACCGCGAGGCTGTGCACGAGGCTGCGCGCCTTGCCGCACGGCGCGCGGCGCAGCGCTGGTCCGGCAAGCGGCCGCAGGTGCGCGTGCTCCTTCCGGAAGTGGGTGAGTGACGACAATGGAATTGCCGATGCAGTGGACTTCGATCGTCGCGATCTATGTCCTGTTCTGGGTGGTAAGCGCCTTCGTCCTGCTTCCCTTCGGGGTTCGCACCGCCGACGAAACCGGTGCGGAGACGATACCCGGTCAGGCGGAAAGCGCCCCGGTCAATTTCCGTCCCGGACGGATCGCCATGCGCGCAACGATCCTGTCGGCTCTGCTGACCACGCTTTACGTCGTGAACTACGCCTATGGCTGGATCGAGGCAGAAGACCTGATCTTCTGGGGTCCGACCGTCCAGTAGAACCTACTGGCGCAGGCGCTCCAATGCCTGGGCCATCACCACGTAGAGCTTGCCCATGTCGCTCGACAGCAGGGTGACGCTCAGCGCATTGCCGTCGCGGGTGGACAGCAGGTTCCTGAGCATCGCCTCGAAGTCGTGGATGTACCGGTTCACGTGTTCGCGGAAATCTGTATCCTCGTCGTAGAGCTCGGCAATCTCGCGGGCTTGGCCATTGTCGATCAGCTTGACCGCGCGGCGCGTGAAGATGCCGCGATCGCCGCGCAGGTAGCTGGCCCAGGCGGTGTCGGTCACATCGGTCGAAAGAGCCTTGGCGATATCGATGGAATTGGAGTTCAGGCTTTCGGTAATGAGAGCCACACGGCGGGCGAAATCGCCGTCCACGCTGTCGGTGATCTTGTCCCGCGCATGAGCGATGCGTGCCTCGAGATTGACGGTAAGCTCGTTGAGGCGCGCGAGTTGGTCCCGCAGTTCCTTGGCGGATGAACGCGCCGCTTCGGTGGAGCGTTGGCGGGCCTCGTCGAGACGGGCGAGCGCATCGGCCGTATGCTCCGCCAGCGCCTTGTCGATTGCTTCGCTGCTGCGTTCGCCGACGGACCTGGCCAGGCGGGCAATCCGCTCGGCATCTTCGGTTTCTACGGCTTCGAGAGCAGTGCGGGCCCTGTCTTCGAGTTCGGTGATCGATGCGCTGAGTTCGCTCTGCACGCGCTCGGCGAGCTGCGCGCTTTCGTCCCGCAATGCCGCGATGCCGGCACGCAGGCGTTCGACACTGTCGACTTGCGCTGCGGCAGTTTCGCCGAAGCCCGACTGGAAGTTCTCGAAGCTTTCGATGGCTTCCCGCGTCCGTCGTTCGATCTCTTCCATGCCTTGCGTGAGCTGGTCCCCGGAAGCGCGGGCCTGATCGAGCAGCGAGCGGATGTCTGCAGTGCGCTGCTCGATATGTTCGAGCCGGTCTTCGGACGCCTTCATCGCCACGGGCAGGTCTTCGCGGCTGTGGCGCGCGCTGGCCTGGATCAGTTCGAGCAGGCGGACGCTGGCGTCGGTCAGGCGGGCAACCGCAGTATCGGTTCCGTCCAGCGCCTCACGGCTGCCGGTCAGCTTGTCTGCAAGCTTTGTCACGGCCTGGTCGAGATCCTCGCCGGCCTCGCGACCCTGCTCGCGCACGATGTCGAAGGTAGAGCCGAGCGCTGCGACCTTCTCGGCCAGCGCCTCGCTTTCTTCGGTCAGCCTTTCGAGCTGCGAACGTTGGGCTGCGCGACGCGCTTCGACGGCTTCGTCGATTGCCGCCAGCTTCAATTCGAGATCGCGCGCAATGTCATCCTGTGCACCGCTTAGCGCAGCAAG of the Qipengyuania gaetbuli genome contains:
- a CDS encoding NADH-quinone oxidoreductase subunit M, whose translation is MEFPILSLMLAVPLVGAIACLFLNAGSARMVALFATLFNLALGILLWINYDIGGAQWQFTERAELFAVFSYALGIDGIALMLIMLSVFLMPICILASWDSITKRVGEYMAAFLLMEVLMIGVFAAQDLFLFYIFFEAGLIPMYLIIGVWGGDNRIYASYKFFLYTLLGSVLMLIAMFWMVNEAGTTDIPTLMQYDFPVGAQFWLWLAFFASFAVKMPMWPVHTWLPDAHVQAPTAGSVILAGVLLKLGGYGFIRFSLPMFPDASADLAWLVFALSMVAVIYTSLVALVQSDMKKLIAYSSVAHMAIVTVGLFAFNVQGIEGAMMVMLGHGLVSGALFLCVGVIYDRLHTREIARYGGLSINMPKYALFFLLFTMASIGLPGTSNFVGEFLALAGIYKVSTFVTLVCTTGIILGAAYMLYLYRRVAFGEQVNADAARMPDLNTREWAMLAPIAAAVLWMGVYPESFLAPMRQDIAALEARLASVTPQYDSALKVGTPKEHNANFIAVEHGSEGEH
- the nuoN gene encoding NADH-quinone oxidoreductase subunit NuoN, whose product is MSYATSLYLTGAEIGLSVAGLILLLITAWTSRAAARGITIAAVAALVGALVFSVSLFDGGVGAMAFDGLFRVDAFSLFAKVLIFTATIACLIVAPHYFGERGDYRGEYPVLLLFNAVGMSMMVSATDLLTLYVGLEMSSLSSYVLASFARRDDRSSEAGLKYFILGGLASGIILYGISLVYGFTGATGYEAIRIAFDGNFSTGALFGVVFVLAGFAFKIAAVPFHMWTPDVYEGAPTPVTAFFASAPKVAAVSMLVRMAIMPFGGEVAAWQQIVIFAALASIVVGALGAIGQQNLKRLLAYSSINNVGFILIGLAAATPEGVAGVMVYLAIYVFMTIGSFVALLMLRDEQGNALSTFDDISGLSTTSPALAWCLLALMFSLAGIPPLFGFWGKFVVFQAAVQADMIQLAAIGIAASVIGAFYYIKFIKVMFFDEPKGAAPAKAPLSHWVVLGLSVLVISPLGYFLTPWLGDIAAAAAQALFQFA
- a CDS encoding biotin--[acetyl-CoA-carboxylase] ligase, whose translation is MIEVLAETGSTNADLISRLCDGDRVAEGHWLVADRQTAGRGRQGRSWFDGSGNFMGSTVVRCLAQDPPAASLALGVALAVYEAVLPFVPNPADLSLKWPNDLMLGGAKLAGILLEREGDAVVVGVGVNLAAAPDLPDRRTTSISMVAPAPDRDHFARALANQFAVELDRWRTFGLEPLTRRWIAAAHPVGTPLRVHPPGEEVIEGAFAGLTEDGALMLRLPEGRIRTIHAGDVMLAREEG
- a CDS encoding type III pantothenate kinase — its product is MLLAADVGNTNVVFALFDGRAIKARWRIATDPRRTGDEYAVWLLRLLELEGYKREDITRIIIGSVVPRSIHNLTVLSQKYFGIEPLIAGQDEAQWGITIDVDEPRSLGADRALNTIAAHEKYDGDLIVIDFGTATTIDAVDFTGAYKGGIIAPGINLSLDALVGNTAKLPRIAIRKPDNDSVIGRNTEDQMLIGVFWGYVALIEGLVSRMKGEIGRPAKVVATGGLALLFDEITDLFDAVDSDLTLTGLAILAERASA
- a CDS encoding ribonuclease J, whose translation is MKKDFTPEDELLFLALGGSGEIGMNVNLYGCQGRWLMVDLGMTFSGAEYPGVDLVFADLDFIEERVDQLEAIVLTHAHEDHIGAVPYFAADLGVPIYATPFTMELVRRKLEEAGVLGEVELHTIPDDHGSFEVGPFEVTYIPLAHSIAEGNALLIDTPHGRIFHTGDWKLDEDPIIGEPATDEELTQMGDEGILALVCDSTNVFNPAPSGSEGAVYKGLLEEVQRHPGKRVLVTTFASNVARLQTLGEVARETGRQLCVAGRSLDRIIEVAQENGYLADFPEPVDFDAAMSLPRGELLILATGGQGEPRAALSRISEDNHPLQLVSGDVVLFSSRQIPGNELSIGAVQNRLALKGVTMVTDRQSMIHVSGHPGRPELEALYGWLRPEVLVPVHGEMRHMQEQARLGRANGIPAAVFQQNGDIVRLAPGAPGVIAQVRSGRLVLDGDIIAPADGEAMVMRRRIMHEGVMIVALDRNLSVQIDSVGLPLDEDYGDFVDEAKEDVRSALAKLKGRERSDREAVHEAARLAARRAAQRWSGKRPQVRVLLPEVGE
- a CDS encoding DUF1467 family protein, whose protein sequence is MQWTSIVAIYVLFWVVSAFVLLPFGVRTADETGAETIPGQAESAPVNFRPGRIAMRATILSALLTTLYVVNYAYGWIEAEDLIFWGPTVQ
- a CDS encoding coiled-coil domain-containing protein yields the protein MRKRSHITVVEGETENVQHAEPETLELQDEVVEFEEWEEAEPVAMSRRGWIVPTIAGLATTAWTAFFGYANRAEILAGGTIQQWSGWTSAWAVPVLLIVSLWILSRRYSTVEARRFGEVSRSLAEESARLEARLAVVNRELSLAREFLGSQSRELEFLSRSASERLSEHADKLQGLVLDNGHQVEQIATVSATALENMTRLRDNLPVIANSAKDVSNQIGGAGRSAQEQLDKLVSGFERLNEFGAASERQVKSLQTRVDEALEAFTAQASDLERIGEERFAALRETSEQARAELDVREIEALAAIRARSEALRSELAEAQQTASAEEELALAAMRDRFTGLRVEAAQLAGSIRKGEEHALEAWTGQVEGLRKRLTDAISEIERMDAAVIQAATERVQVLYERAETINAKIDAHGTSLDNATSERLAALSGAQDDIARDLELKLAAIDEAVEARRAAQRSQLERLTEESEALAEKVAALGSTFDIVREQGREAGEDLDQAVTKLADKLTGSREALDGTDTAVARLTDASVRLLELIQASARHSREDLPVAMKASEDRLEHIEQRTADIRSLLDQARASGDQLTQGMEEIERRTREAIESFENFQSGFGETAAAQVDSVERLRAGIAALRDESAQLAERVQSELSASITELEDRARTALEAVETEDAERIARLARSVGERSSEAIDKALAEHTADALARLDEARQRSTEAARSSAKELRDQLARLNELTVNLEARIAHARDKITDSVDGDFARRVALITESLNSNSIDIAKALSTDVTDTAWASYLRGDRGIFTRRAVKLIDNGQAREIAELYDEDTDFREHVNRYIHDFEAMLRNLLSTRDGNALSVTLLSSDMGKLYVVMAQALERLRQ